The following coding sequences lie in one Candidatus Zixiibacteriota bacterium genomic window:
- a CDS encoding polyprenol monophosphomannose synthase — protein MTDDKKALIIFPTYNEKENIERIIAAVLEKDPRINVLVVDDSSPDGTGEIADRLAGDNARINVLHRTVKEGLGRAYLAGFKWALERGFDYIFEMDADFSHDPKYLPDFLRTIEDCDLVLGSRYISGVNVVNWPMSRLLLSYYANTYTRLVTGLPVRDGTGGFKCFRREVLQAIDLDAIRSNGYIFQIELSMRVWKKGFRIKEIPIIFTDREFGSSKMSKKIVREAIWKVWYLRLMSIFGKLK, from the coding sequence ATGACTGACGATAAAAAGGCCCTGATTATCTTTCCCACTTATAATGAGAAAGAAAACATAGAAAGAATAATCGCCGCCGTTCTGGAAAAGGATCCACGAATCAACGTTCTGGTAGTAGATGATAGTTCGCCCGATGGAACCGGGGAAATCGCCGACCGCCTGGCCGGGGATAATGCTCGTATTAATGTCCTCCACAGAACGGTTAAAGAGGGCCTGGGCCGGGCTTATCTGGCCGGTTTCAAATGGGCCCTGGAACGCGGCTTCGACTATATATTCGAGATGGATGCCGATTTTTCGCATGATCCCAAATATCTTCCGGATTTTCTCAGAACCATTGAAGATTGCGACCTGGTTCTCGGTTCGAGATATATTTCGGGTGTCAATGTCGTCAACTGGCCCATGAGCCGGCTGCTTTTGTCGTACTATGCCAATACTTATACCCGGCTGGTGACCGGCTTACCGGTAAGAGACGGGACCGGCGGTTTCAAATGTTTTCGACGGGAAGTTCTTCAGGCCATTGATCTCGATGCTATCCGATCCAACGGTTATATATTCCAGATTGAGCTATCCATGCGGGTCTGGAAGAAGGGATTTCGTATCAAGGAAATCCCGATCATCTTTACCGACCGCGAATTCGGAAGTTCCAAGATGTCCAAGAAAATTGTCCGGGAAGCCATCTGGAAAGTCTGGTATTTGAGATTAATGTCAATCTTTGGCAAGTTGAAATAA
- a CDS encoding glycosyltransferase family 2 protein gives MNPSPIEISALMVTFNSESNIVPALKSLMAEMASVRGEVLVYDNNSSDATINAIRSVSPNIQIIQSNKNLGFAAGNNRAAEVARGKYLLFANPDLILDKGCLSELLEVFGARPDAGAVAARLRNEDNSFQPTCRNFPDMKNIFFSRGSALAAGKDKSGHGRYTLGDFDKITSVPAAAATCLMMEREFFLKIGGFDERFFLFMEDTDLCLRISRADRTVYFVPGAGAVHLWGRGTPASSFRRRFHHHLSAWKYFLKHYPNGFSLFLLPVALIINFTMLTMKDLLREK, from the coding sequence TTGAATCCTTCACCTATCGAAATCTCTGCCCTTATGGTTACTTTCAATTCCGAGAGTAATATCGTTCCGGCTCTCAAATCTCTGATGGCTGAAATGGCATCAGTCAGGGGAGAAGTCCTGGTGTACGATAATAATTCCTCCGATGCTACGATTAACGCCATTCGCTCGGTTTCGCCGAATATTCAAATCATTCAATCGAATAAAAACCTTGGATTTGCGGCCGGAAACAACCGGGCCGCCGAGGTTGCCCGGGGAAAGTATCTCCTGTTTGCCAATCCCGATCTTATTCTCGATAAGGGGTGCTTGAGCGAGTTACTTGAAGTTTTCGGAGCCAGACCTGATGCCGGCGCGGTAGCCGCCCGGTTGCGAAATGAAGATAATTCTTTTCAACCGACCTGCCGTAATTTCCCCGATATGAAGAATATCTTCTTTTCCCGCGGTTCGGCCCTTGCGGCGGGCAAAGACAAATCGGGACATGGTCGGTACACCCTAGGTGATTTTGATAAAATAACATCGGTTCCTGCCGCCGCCGCCACCTGTTTGATGATGGAACGGGAGTTTTTTTTGAAAATCGGCGGTTTCGATGAGAGATTTTTTCTTTTTATGGAAGATACTGATTTGTGTTTGCGTATCTCGCGGGCCGATCGAACCGTTTATTTCGTCCCCGGGGCCGGAGCCGTTCATTTATGGGGACGGGGAACCCCGGCGTCGAGCTTTAGGCGACGTTTTCACCATCACCTGTCAGCCTGGAAATATTTCCTCAAGCATTATCCTAACGGCTTTTCGCTTTTTTTATTGCCCGTAGCCTTGATTATTAACTTTACTATGTTAACAATGAAAGACCTGTTGCGGGAAAAATAG
- a CDS encoding undecaprenyl/decaprenyl-phosphate alpha-N-acetylglucosaminyl 1-phosphate transferase — MLNFNFLILIFISFIISLILTLGIIRLCWKYSLLDYPGRHKRHKKPTPILGGTAILAAVWISLLLYILFVEDGLDDLFPALPNILAGSLLIYLVGLVDDLKPLSAWLKLAIQTLAGLVLFFGGLSVEFISVPIYGSVPVGGFAVLITVVWVIALSNAMNLIDGLDGLATGVSVIASITLAIIGLLFQVEGVVVFSLALFGALLAFWIYNRYPARIFLGDSGSLLIGYFFAVISLVFPIKSFATAALFMPLVVLGVPLIEAVSSFFRRLAAGKNVMKADRRHIFHYLAYAGLNQRQIVALFYLTGLFFGFISLAMILFSRVMVLTFLILFMVVIFIIYFILISRMKKDNAAG; from the coding sequence ATGCTGAATTTTAACTTTCTAATTCTTATCTTTATATCGTTCATAATTTCTCTGATACTGACCCTGGGAATTATCAGATTGTGCTGGAAATATTCACTGCTGGATTACCCTGGGAGACATAAACGTCACAAAAAACCAACCCCGATTCTTGGCGGAACAGCCATTCTGGCGGCCGTATGGATCAGCCTTCTGCTCTATATTTTGTTTGTGGAGGATGGTCTTGACGACCTTTTCCCGGCTCTCCCTAATATACTGGCTGGCTCGCTACTGATATACCTGGTGGGTTTAGTTGATGATTTAAAACCGTTATCAGCCTGGTTGAAATTAGCCATTCAGACTCTGGCCGGATTGGTTCTGTTTTTCGGGGGGTTATCCGTTGAATTCATATCGGTCCCCATCTATGGTTCGGTTCCGGTCGGTGGTTTTGCGGTATTGATCACGGTTGTCTGGGTGATTGCTTTGTCAAATGCCATGAATTTAATTGATGGCCTGGATGGTCTGGCGACCGGTGTTTCGGTCATAGCCTCGATTACCCTGGCAATAATCGGTCTTTTATTTCAGGTCGAGGGGGTGGTGGTTTTTTCCCTGGCCCTTTTCGGGGCGCTTCTGGCTTTCTGGATTTATAACCGCTATCCGGCCCGGATATTTCTGGGCGACAGCGGTTCCCTTTTAATCGGTTATTTTTTTGCCGTAATATCGCTGGTTTTTCCTATTAAATCATTTGCGACGGCGGCCCTTTTTATGCCCCTGGTGGTTTTGGGAGTGCCACTGATCGAGGCCGTATCGTCATTTTTCCGAAGGTTGGCGGCCGGCAAAAATGTTATGAAGGCCGACCGGCGGCATATTTTCCATTATTTGGCCTATGCCGGTCTGAACCAGAGGCAGATTGTTGCCCTTTTTTACCTGACCGGCCTGTTTTTCGGCTTCATTTCCCTGGCCATGATATTATTCAGCCGGGTTATGGTTTTGACTTTTTTGATCCTTTTTATGGTTGTAATTTTCATAATATATTTTATCTTAATTTCCCGTATGAAAAAAGATAATGCGGCCGGTTAG
- a CDS encoding acetyl-CoA carboxylase carboxyltransferase subunit alpha, translated as MEERQILDFEKPIVELEKKISDMRDFASGANLELSGEIKLLEGKVEKMRHDIFTNLTRWQKVQLARHPRRPYCLDYINRMTTDFIELHGDRYFADDKALVGGFARIDGHQVMIIGQQKGRDTKQKLYRNFGMMHPEGYRKALRFFKMAEKFNKPIVILIDTPGAFPGIGAEERGQAEAIARNLREMAVLTVPIVIVIIGEGASGGALGIGIGDRIYMLEYAWYSVISPEACAAILWRDSSHASEAAEGLKLTSADNMELKVIDEVIKEPPGGAHNNHDLAAAAVKTKITSAILELEKLPADQLLKQRLEKFRRMGVYQE; from the coding sequence ATGGAAGAAAGACAAATTCTCGATTTCGAGAAACCGATTGTGGAACTGGAGAAGAAAATCTCCGATATGCGGGATTTTGCTTCCGGGGCCAATCTGGAGCTGTCAGGCGAGATTAAATTGCTTGAAGGCAAGGTGGAGAAAATGCGTCACGATATATTCACCAACCTGACCCGATGGCAAAAGGTCCAGCTGGCCCGGCATCCTCGTCGTCCTTACTGCCTCGATTATATTAACCGCATGACGACCGATTTCATCGAACTTCATGGCGATCGGTATTTTGCCGATGATAAAGCGCTGGTAGGCGGATTTGCCCGGATTGACGGACACCAGGTGATGATTATCGGCCAGCAGAAAGGGCGCGACACCAAGCAGAAGCTGTATCGTAATTTCGGAATGATGCACCCCGAGGGTTATCGCAAGGCGTTACGGTTTTTTAAGATGGCTGAGAAATTCAACAAGCCGATTGTCATCCTCATTGATACTCCCGGAGCTTTCCCGGGTATCGGAGCTGAGGAGCGGGGCCAGGCCGAGGCGATCGCCCGCAATTTACGCGAAATGGCCGTTTTAACCGTGCCTATCGTCATTGTCATTATCGGCGAGGGAGCCTCCGGCGGGGCTCTGGGTATCGGTATCGGCGATCGAATCTATATGCTTGAATATGCCTGGTATTCGGTCATCTCCCCGGAAGCCTGTGCGGCCATTTTATGGCGCGATTCCAGTCATGCCTCCGAGGCGGCTGAGGGGCTCAAATTGACTTCCGCCGATAATATGGAATTGAAAGTTATTGATGAAGTTATCAAGGAGCCGCCGGGTGGCGCTCATAACAACCATGATCTTGCGGCCGCCGCGGTTAAGACCAAAATAACGTCGGCCATTCTTGAGTTGGAAAAACTTCCGGCCGATCAGCTGTTGAAACAGAGACTGGAGAAATTCCGCCGTATGGGAGTATACCAGGAATAG
- a CDS encoding Trm112 family protein: MALSDRLLEIIVCPKCKGELTYKKDENRLNCQSCRLAFRVENDIPVLLIDEAESF, translated from the coding sequence ATGGCTCTTTCTGATCGTTTACTGGAAATCATAGTATGCCCCAAGTGCAAGGGGGAATTGACGTATAAAAAGGATGAAAACAGACTTAATTGCCAAAGCTGTCGTCTGGCTTTCAGGGTGGAGAATGATATCCCGGTCCTCCTCATAGACGAAGCGGAAAGTTTTTAG
- a CDS encoding PTS sugar transporter subunit IIA — MKLSKFCSEELISFNLKSKEKDKILDELVKLASKSQLVKDGEELLKDVRDREELVTTGVGYGVAFPHAKTKATKGIVIAFGRSDGGIDFDAMDHKPVHLFFLIAAPEDAIGAHLNVMARLSYIMKSEENRKKMMSVTSPGELLQMIDTVE, encoded by the coding sequence ATGAAATTATCGAAATTTTGCTCCGAAGAACTTATCTCCTTCAATCTGAAATCGAAAGAAAAAGATAAAATTCTCGATGAACTGGTTAAGCTTGCCTCCAAATCTCAACTTGTTAAAGACGGCGAGGAACTGCTGAAAGATGTCAGGGATCGCGAGGAACTGGTAACCACCGGGGTTGGTTACGGGGTTGCCTTTCCGCATGCCAAGACGAAGGCTACCAAAGGCATCGTCATTGCCTTCGGCCGATCCGATGGCGGTATCGATTTCGACGCAATGGATCACAAGCCGGTTCATCTCTTTTTCCTTATAGCCGCACCGGAGGATGCAATCGGGGCACACCTTAATGTCATGGCCCGGCTATCGTACATAATGAAGTCGGAAGAAAATCGTAAGAAAATGATGTCTGTTACCTCACCTGGGGAACTGCTCCAGATGATTGATACGGTGGAATAG
- the mreC gene encoding rod shape-determining protein MreC gives MTWFSAVFYKNRRFISLILASIIFLLTVFSAGFFRPLLGNIAATVFFSPFSKFKHYIIGLQDVAEENRQLRSLIAESSLQLNVMTEARRENQRLREFLGFEPPENFRVVPVKIVALMQNIYPVAAMINKGSRDSIRINQPVVNRFGLVGKIKEVMPDHATVILLTDPANAVSGRVAESRQIGIVRFSPALGMYFDNLPADSDIKEGDLIISSGLGGVYPSGLSVAIVDTVWAERGDILKSVRLKPTVNFFEIDELYILISEES, from the coding sequence ATGACATGGTTCTCGGCGGTTTTTTATAAAAATCGTCGGTTTATCAGCCTTATTCTGGCGTCGATTATATTTCTATTAACGGTGTTTTCGGCCGGTTTTTTCAGACCTCTGCTGGGAAATATCGCCGCGACCGTTTTTTTCAGTCCCTTTTCGAAATTCAAGCATTATATCATCGGTTTGCAGGATGTGGCCGAGGAAAACCGGCAATTGCGAAGTCTGATTGCCGAGTCCTCACTTCAACTTAATGTGATGACCGAGGCGCGGCGGGAGAATCAGCGATTACGTGAATTCCTCGGTTTCGAACCTCCTGAAAATTTCCGGGTTGTTCCGGTCAAAATAGTGGCCTTGATGCAGAATATATATCCGGTAGCGGCAATGATAAATAAGGGCAGCCGCGATTCCATCCGGATCAATCAACCGGTGGTCAACCGGTTCGGTCTGGTGGGAAAAATCAAGGAAGTGATGCCTGATCATGCCACCGTTATTCTTCTGACCGATCCGGCCAATGCTGTTTCCGGACGGGTCGCCGAGAGCCGCCAGATAGGTATTGTTCGTTTTTCTCCTGCTCTGGGGATGTACTTCGACAATCTCCCGGCCGATTCCGATATTAAAGAGGGAGACCTGATTATTTCATCAGGCCTGGGCGGTGTTTATCCGTCGGGTCTTTCAGTGGCGATCGTTGATACGGTCTGGGCCGAGCGGGGTGACATTCTCAAGTCGGTTCGCCTGAAACCGACCGTCAACTTTTTTGAGATTGATGAATTGTATATATTAATCAGTGAAGAATCATGA
- the mrdA gene encoding penicillin-binding protein 2, whose amino-acid sequence MKSFFIGTDLREKIGGAFVILALLAVIGGLVYHQVLKHRMFQEQSESNRIRIQPVIPKRGLVYDRNLQVIADNRLSFTVSLVPFERVKDVTLPRLSVLLEMDEDDIEKRAKANFISRYIPSPIKRGLGIDIISILEEQGQSYPGITYSAESVRRYADSLSAATFIGHIGEVSPEEIKSGGERDYRLGSLVGKQGIEKTYDRLLRGIEGTEFIEVSARGQIVGPYEGKEKTPAVPGNDLILTIDRDLQRFIVSQFDSLDYSGAVVAMDPRTGDILGLASFPDFDANIFSGVIAPEIWEQIVSDSNHPLLNRPLTGLYPPGSTAKLITAGAALELGLVTEEYLLKPCFGGMQFGNRFFKCWERGGHGKLNMVHAIEQSCDVYFYQLGQMMGVDAWGEYARRCGFGKKTSIDLPGELAGIVPNSAYYDKLYGPHKWTPYLVLNLAIGQGEFTITPLQLAQFYCGLANEGKVYRPHLLKEIIHPDGSHEDVAPVLSFTLPFSKKTMTILTEALELVVQGERGTARGLRNKYYNISGKTGTAQNPHGEDHSWFAAFAPSDDPRIVVVALVENAGHGSEVAAPIAGRIMRYYLTQKDSMAASNPPIQDGGE is encoded by the coding sequence ATGAAAAGTTTTTTTATCGGAACCGATCTGAGGGAAAAAATCGGCGGGGCCTTTGTTATTCTGGCTCTCCTGGCTGTTATTGGCGGTTTGGTGTATCACCAGGTCCTTAAACACCGCATGTTTCAGGAGCAATCGGAAAGCAATCGTATTCGAATCCAGCCGGTTATACCCAAACGCGGTCTGGTTTACGACCGCAACCTGCAGGTTATCGCCGATAATCGTCTGTCTTTTACCGTTTCCCTGGTGCCCTTCGAACGGGTAAAAGATGTCACTTTGCCCAGGCTATCGGTGCTGCTCGAAATGGATGAAGATGATATTGAAAAACGAGCCAAAGCCAATTTTATCAGTCGCTATATTCCTTCCCCGATCAAGAGAGGGCTCGGGATCGATATTATATCGATCCTCGAAGAACAGGGCCAGAGTTACCCGGGAATTACCTACAGCGCCGAATCGGTTCGCCGCTATGCCGATTCTCTATCGGCCGCCACATTTATAGGACATATCGGTGAAGTATCTCCTGAGGAAATTAAATCCGGCGGCGAACGGGATTATCGCCTCGGTAGCCTGGTCGGGAAACAGGGCATAGAAAAAACTTATGATCGGCTTCTCCGGGGTATTGAGGGAACCGAGTTTATCGAGGTGTCCGCCCGGGGTCAGATTGTCGGCCCATATGAAGGTAAAGAAAAAACTCCGGCTGTCCCGGGTAATGATCTGATTTTGACTATTGACCGGGATTTGCAAAGATTCATAGTCTCCCAGTTCGATAGTCTGGATTACAGTGGCGCCGTTGTGGCAATGGATCCGAGAACGGGGGATATTCTCGGCCTGGCTTCTTTTCCGGATTTCGATGCCAATATTTTTTCAGGTGTGATTGCGCCCGAGATCTGGGAGCAAATTGTCTCCGACTCCAACCATCCGCTTTTAAACCGACCTCTGACGGGTTTGTATCCGCCGGGTTCGACCGCCAAGTTAATTACGGCCGGGGCGGCTCTGGAGCTTGGGCTGGTGACCGAGGAATATCTGCTTAAACCCTGTTTTGGCGGAATGCAATTCGGGAATCGTTTTTTCAAATGCTGGGAGCGGGGTGGACATGGAAAACTGAATATGGTTCACGCCATCGAGCAGTCGTGCGATGTTTATTTTTATCAACTGGGTCAGATGATGGGAGTCGATGCCTGGGGTGAGTATGCTCGCAGATGCGGCTTCGGCAAAAAGACCAGCATTGATTTACCCGGCGAACTGGCCGGAATAGTTCCCAATTCGGCCTATTATGATAAGCTTTATGGCCCGCATAAGTGGACTCCGTATCTGGTTCTGAATCTGGCCATCGGACAGGGCGAGTTTACCATCACCCCCCTGCAATTGGCCCAGTTTTACTGCGGTCTGGCCAATGAGGGTAAGGTTTATCGACCGCATCTTCTGAAGGAGATTATTCATCCCGATGGCAGTCATGAAGATGTCGCGCCGGTCCTTTCGTTCACTCTTCCGTTTTCCAAAAAAACCATGACAATTTTGACTGAGGCTCTGGAATTGGTGGTTCAGGGAGAACGCGGAACGGCCAGGGGTCTAAGGAATAAATATTATAATATTTCGGGGAAAACCGGAACCGCTCAGAATCCTCATGGTGAGGATCATTCCTGGTTCGCCGCTTTTGCTCCTTCCGATGATCCGCGAATCGTTGTGGTAGCATTGGTGGAAAATGCCGGTCATGGTTCCGAAGTTGCCGCACCGATCGCCGGCCGGATTATGCGATATTACCTGACGCAGAAAGATTCTATGGCGGCCTCAAATCCGCCCATACAGGATGGTGGGGAATGA
- the rodA gene encoding rod shape-determining protein RodA, giving the protein MTLVYKHLDWRLILAALALSIIGVLLIYSAQFDAATDQSLNFYIKQLLWLLISLVIFMAAINLPLRMLDYLAYFFYGLTLVLLILVLFIGQAKYGAARWFSFGPVNLTPSDTAKLALLITLSRFLAYTKLPPHSKRRLFISGLLTLVPVILIMRQPDLGTSLVFVALLLSLWFWSGLSPVYLLLIISPLFSLMAAFHWITWVIYLIILIIVLMMVRPGLLFSFYTVIINLAFGMVTPFVWNRLADYQKLRILTFLDPGRDPRGTGYQIIQSKIAVGSGGLFGKGYLGGSQSQLKFLPERHTDFIFSVLGEEFGLLGTLIVVAIFAFIFYRGIKIAARCRSRFASNLAWGALTILFFQFFVNVGMTLGLTPVTGLPLPFLSYGGTSLVMSWILVGLMVMADYYWTEY; this is encoded by the coding sequence ATGACCCTGGTATATAAACATCTTGACTGGCGTCTGATTCTGGCGGCTTTGGCTCTTTCCATTATCGGTGTCCTCTTGATTTATTCGGCGCAATTCGATGCCGCCACCGATCAATCCCTGAATTTTTATATCAAGCAACTACTATGGTTATTAATATCGCTGGTTATTTTCATGGCCGCGATTAATCTCCCGCTCCGGATGCTCGATTACCTGGCTTATTTTTTTTATGGATTGACTTTAGTCCTTCTGATTCTGGTCCTCTTTATTGGTCAGGCCAAATACGGGGCGGCTCGATGGTTCTCATTCGGGCCGGTCAATCTGACTCCCTCCGATACCGCCAAACTGGCTCTTCTGATAACTCTTTCGAGGTTTTTGGCCTATACCAAATTACCGCCGCATTCCAAACGACGGCTGTTTATTTCCGGATTGCTGACCCTTGTCCCGGTCATTTTAATTATGCGCCAGCCTGATCTGGGGACATCCCTGGTTTTTGTGGCTCTTTTGTTGAGTCTCTGGTTCTGGTCGGGATTATCACCGGTCTATCTTCTTCTGATAATTTCGCCGTTGTTTTCCTTGATGGCGGCTTTTCACTGGATAACCTGGGTCATTTACCTGATTATTCTTATTATCGTTCTTATGATGGTCCGACCGGGTTTGCTTTTCAGTTTTTATACGGTCATTATTAACCTTGCTTTCGGAATGGTTACGCCCTTTGTCTGGAATCGGCTGGCCGACTATCAGAAATTACGAATCCTGACTTTTCTTGATCCCGGGCGCGATCCCCGCGGGACCGGTTATCAGATTATTCAATCCAAGATCGCGGTCGGCTCGGGAGGATTGTTCGGTAAAGGTTACCTGGGCGGTTCACAGAGCCAGTTGAAATTCCTCCCAGAAAGACATACCGATTTTATTTTTTCGGTTCTCGGCGAGGAATTCGGTCTTCTTGGAACCCTGATTGTGGTGGCCATATTCGCCTTCATTTTTTATCGGGGTATAAAAATCGCCGCCCGCTGTCGCTCCCGGTTTGCCTCCAACCTGGCCTGGGGCGCCCTGACCATTCTCTTTTTTCAGTTCTTTGTTAATGTCGGAATGACTCTTGGATTGACCCCGGTAACAGGATTGCCACTACCGTTTCTGAGTTATGGCGGAACATCACTGGTAATGTCATGGATTCTGGTCGGTTTGATGGTTATGGCCGATTATTATTGGACGGAATATTAA